One window of the Candidatus Neomarinimicrobiota bacterium genome contains the following:
- a CDS encoding thiamine diphosphokinase, translating into MNVLLVLGGAQPTQQLLATEFARADLTIAIDGGMKVFQQGNMTPQLLIGDLDSYDKPLNSGLEILQVRDQNSTDLQKAFVYVFKNYQPDAIVLLGATGGRTDHLVNNLHICASIDSKCQIILKNDNDLEAGFTMEELVRVTPETETDLEVNNGATLSIIAVSAFNGLHSKGLKWEIIDANSDSGYFSQSNLVNSDNPRISLHSGCVYVAVYQ; encoded by the coding sequence ATGAATGTCTTACTGGTACTTGGCGGTGCACAACCAACACAGCAGCTGCTGGCAACTGAGTTCGCCCGGGCTGACCTGACCATTGCCATAGATGGCGGTATGAAGGTCTTCCAGCAAGGCAACATGACTCCTCAACTATTGATCGGTGATCTTGATTCATATGATAAGCCTTTAAATAGTGGTTTAGAGATTCTTCAAGTTAGGGACCAGAATTCCACTGATCTTCAGAAAGCTTTTGTGTATGTGTTTAAGAATTATCAACCAGATGCGATTGTTCTTCTGGGAGCAACCGGAGGAAGAACAGATCACCTGGTAAATAATCTGCATATTTGTGCATCCATCGATTCGAAATGTCAGATTATCCTCAAGAATGACAACGATCTGGAAGCTGGTTTCACTATGGAAGAGCTTGTAAGAGTAACACCTGAAACGGAGACTGACTTAGAAGTCAATAACGGTGCTACTTTAAGTATCATTGCGGTTTCAGCTTTCAATGGGCTTCATTCAAAAGGTCTGAAGTGGGAAATTATTGACGCTAACTCCGATTCAGGTTATTTCAGTCAGAGCAATCTTGTAAATAGTGATAACCCTCGCATATCCCTGCATTCCGGGTGTGTCTATGTAGCTGTGTATCAGTAG
- a CDS encoding sodium:solute symporter family protein: MTLHSLDISVLFLYLLAVLWVSYRKKSTNETSDYLLMGRKLSLPAFVMTLVSTWYGGILGVSEFSTSYGISNWIIFGLPYYVFGIAFAFLVAKRARLLKVSSLPEIISKDYGNNAGRLASVWVLLLASPAPYILTLGLLLNFFLGLSLTFSIILGTVFSLIYILRSGFVAVVNTDKLQFMLMFLGFFVIILVLIIDYKTPWELWSSLPPSHRSLTGGNSIAYIIVWFFIGSWTLVDPGFHQRVYATKSPQIAKSGILWAVAFWFIFDMMTTLTGLYAFDYLPPGTIPAQAFLHLGHSILPIGLQGLFFVGILATVMSTLDSNALISGITLGKDILGSYGTLHKFTTRSLIKTSMIIVMILGVILAILLPSVIDLWYTFGTIAIPALLLPTLFSIFKRPMTRTAATLNLILPPLFAILWFLFGKSGDYSYYLGLEPFYPGLGCSLVIVTIFNRKKREHLHADRFEK, encoded by the coding sequence ATGACATTACATTCGCTCGATATCTCGGTCCTTTTCTTGTACCTTTTAGCCGTCCTCTGGGTCAGTTACCGCAAAAAGTCAACTAATGAGACATCAGACTACCTGCTCATGGGTCGCAAGTTGTCGCTTCCGGCATTTGTCATGACCCTGGTTTCAACCTGGTATGGTGGTATTCTTGGAGTGAGTGAATTCAGCACAAGTTACGGTATTTCGAATTGGATCATCTTTGGTTTGCCCTACTATGTCTTCGGAATTGCATTTGCCTTCTTGGTGGCTAAACGTGCACGCCTGCTTAAAGTTAGCTCCCTACCTGAAATCATCAGTAAAGATTACGGCAATAATGCAGGACGCTTGGCTTCTGTCTGGGTCTTGCTGCTTGCCAGCCCGGCTCCCTACATTCTGACTCTTGGATTATTGCTGAATTTTTTCTTAGGTCTTTCACTTACGTTTAGCATTATACTCGGCACCGTTTTTTCATTGATATATATTTTACGCAGCGGATTTGTGGCAGTTGTCAATACGGACAAACTTCAATTCATGCTCATGTTCCTGGGATTCTTTGTCATCATCCTGGTTTTAATCATCGATTATAAAACTCCCTGGGAATTATGGTCAAGCCTCCCCCCTTCACATCGTTCGTTAACCGGAGGTAACAGTATTGCATATATTATTGTCTGGTTTTTTATTGGTTCCTGGACTCTGGTCGATCCTGGTTTTCATCAACGAGTTTATGCTACAAAGTCTCCGCAGATCGCAAAAAGCGGAATTCTCTGGGCAGTCGCATTCTGGTTCATCTTCGACATGATGACTACTTTGACAGGCCTGTATGCATTCGATTATCTACCCCCAGGTACCATCCCTGCACAGGCTTTCCTTCATCTGGGTCACTCAATTTTGCCCATTGGTTTACAGGGGTTGTTTTTTGTAGGAATTCTGGCCACGGTCATGTCCACTCTCGATAGCAACGCTTTGATATCAGGCATCACACTTGGAAAAGACATATTGGGAAGCTATGGAACACTTCATAAATTCACCACAAGATCTCTAATAAAAACCAGCATGATCATCGTCATGATTCTGGGAGTTATCCTGGCAATCCTGCTTCCTTCAGTCATCGATCTATGGTATACCTTCGGGACGATTGCCATACCTGCTCTGTTGCTTCCTACGTTGTTCAGTATCTTTAAAAGACCAATGACCAGAACCGCAGCAACCCTCAACCTGATCCTTCCCCCCCTTTTTGCGATCTTGTGGTTCCTTTTTGGAAAATCCGGTGATTATAGTTATTATTTAGGGCTGGAACCATTTTATCCAGGTCTTGGTTGCAGTCTGGTGATAGTGACAATATTCAACCGCAAAAAAAGGGAGCATTTGCATGCTGACCGATTTGAAAAATAA